The uncultured Carboxylicivirga sp. genomic interval AACAATAATATAAACCACTGTACGAATGCTAAAAAACACAGGGTTCAAAAAGCCACTCTTCCCTTCTAACACTTCATCTAAATGTTCAGTATGACTCCAATGGTAGATATCGTGCATTCCAATTAAAACCAACAGCATAATAACACCACCAAAAGGAACATATTGCGAAATAGCTTCCGGTATACGCTGAATAGCCGTATGCCAACCCGATTCACCCAATATATGCACAACTACGAAAAAAGCGGCACTCATAGCAATGGCAGTAAAATAAAACCCATTCAACAGAACATTGGCCCAAATCCGATGGGTATGATCAAGATTCAAAACGATACCCACTGCAGATAATACAGCACCAACAACCATAAGCGCAATCAAAAAGGTCTTTAGTTTTCGTGTAAATTCAAATGATTTATACATGCTTATCGTTTATGATTTAACTTCGTGTAACTGAACTCCCAATGCACCTACTTCCAATAATGATTTTTGTAGAGCGTCTGTATTATTTTCCGATGCTTCCAATAATATCTGAAAACGATCATTCGTCACTTCTTCATCAAAAATATGATTGTCGGCACCAGGTCCTAAACGACTACTTAAAAGAAAACCAAACACCAAGGCAAAGGCTGCGAACAAAACTGTTAACTCAAAGGTTACCGGCACAAATGATGGAACCGATAAGTAAGGTTTACCACCAAAATTTAACGGCCAGGCTTCAGTAAAAACCCATGCCTGAAATCCAAAACCAATGACAGCGCCCACAACACCTGCAACAAATCCAGCACGCGGCAATCGAGATCGGCGCATCTTTAAGACTTTATCTAAACCATGCACCGGAAAGGGTGTACGCACATCAGTAATATCAACATTGTTATTCTGCAGCTCTTTAATGGCAATAATCAAATCCTTATCATCGGGAAAATATCCTGAAACGTATGTCTTATTCTTCATAGCTCTTTATTTTCCTTTTTTAATAAATTTTTCTGCTGATGTTTTTAACACACTTTTTACTTCGGCAATAGCAATAACCGGGAAGAAGCGGATAAACAGGAAGAATAATGTAAAGAACAAACCAAATGTTCCCAGGTAGATACCAACCTCAACCCATGTTGGAGAATACATGCTCCAGCTTGATGGTAGAAAGTCGCGGTGCAACGAAGTAACTATAATTACAAAACGCTCGAACCACATACCAATATTTACAAATATGGAGATGATGAATGTAGCCACAAAGCTTCGTCTGATTTTCTTAATCCAGAATAATTGAGGGGTAATCACATTACATGTCATCATAATCCAGTAGGCCCACCAGTAAGGTCCAAAAGCGCGGTTGATAAAAGCATATTGCTCATAAATAACTCCGGAATACCACGCGATAAATAACTCGGTAATGTATGCAATACCAACAATCGATCCTGTTGCAATGATGATTTTATTCATCGATTCGAGATGCGATTTGGTAATATAATCTTCAAGATGAATGGCTTTGCGCGTTATAATCATCAACGTTAATACCATGGCAAAACCCGAGAATACAGCT includes:
- a CDS encoding DUF3341 domain-containing protein; the encoded protein is MKNKTYVSGYFPDDKDLIIAIKELQNNNVDITDVRTPFPVHGLDKVLKMRRSRLPRAGFVAGVVGAVIGFGFQAWVFTEAWPLNFGGKPYLSVPSFVPVTFELTVLFAAFALVFGFLLSSRLGPGADNHIFDEEVTNDRFQILLEASENNTDALQKSLLEVGALGVQLHEVKS